A window of the Dickeya dianthicola NCPPB 453 genome harbors these coding sequences:
- a CDS encoding phage tail sheath family protein has protein sequence MGVMKTPGVYIVEKNAFPNSVVEVATAVPAFIGYTEKAENGGVSLRNKAWRITSMSDFRHYFGGAPLHKFDLVEKTDTVLGDAAFSQAGKTYALTQANTRYLLYYSMLFFFQNGGGPCYIISVGGYQDATDAGALKNGITPLLKEPEPTMVLTPEAVCLKEDDCINVQQAVLAHCGGTMKNRVAILDVWEGYKDRQDPSGDCIATFRSKLGINYLDYATAYYPWLNTSIIQDSEISFANINNLDILTTVLNAEIAAAFKELDGLSAEQLNSGGNKLKAAKKQQMLDEVARLSVEQSEAEKTLLHKILFSISPIYKSVLENIRRQQNLLPPAASMAGIYTMVDNARGVWKAPANVSLNAVISPSVNISADEQEDLNVTTQGKSINALRTFTGEGTLVWGARTLDGNSLDWRYVNVRRTMIMLEESIKQAAKAYVFEPNTANTWVSMESMIENFLFGIWKRGGLAGASPEDAYSVDVGLGKTMTPQDILEGILRITVLVAISRPAEFIEITFQQQMQKS, from the coding sequence GCCACCGCGGTGCCGGCATTTATCGGTTATACCGAGAAAGCGGAAAATGGCGGCGTATCGCTACGCAATAAAGCATGGCGCATTACCTCTATGTCGGATTTTCGCCATTATTTCGGCGGCGCGCCGCTGCATAAATTCGATCTCGTCGAAAAAACCGACACGGTATTGGGCGACGCCGCGTTCAGCCAGGCCGGCAAAACCTACGCCCTCACCCAGGCCAATACCCGCTATCTGCTGTATTACAGCATGTTGTTCTTTTTCCAGAACGGCGGCGGGCCCTGCTACATCATCTCGGTGGGCGGTTATCAGGACGCTACCGACGCCGGCGCGCTGAAAAACGGCATCACGCCGCTGCTCAAGGAACCGGAGCCGACGATGGTGCTGACGCCTGAAGCGGTGTGCCTGAAGGAAGACGACTGCATCAACGTGCAGCAGGCGGTGCTGGCTCACTGCGGCGGCACCATGAAAAACCGCGTCGCCATTCTCGATGTCTGGGAAGGCTATAAAGACAGGCAGGACCCCAGCGGCGATTGCATCGCCACCTTTCGTTCCAAACTGGGCATCAACTATCTGGATTACGCCACCGCGTATTACCCGTGGCTGAACACCTCGATTATTCAGGACAGCGAGATCAGCTTCGCCAATATCAATAACCTGGACATCCTGACCACGGTGCTGAACGCCGAGATCGCCGCGGCGTTCAAAGAGCTGGACGGGCTGAGCGCCGAGCAGTTGAACAGCGGCGGCAACAAGCTGAAAGCGGCCAAAAAGCAGCAGATGCTGGACGAAGTCGCCAGGCTGTCGGTGGAGCAGAGCGAAGCGGAAAAAACGCTGCTGCACAAGATCCTGTTCTCCATCAGCCCCATCTACAAAAGCGTGCTGGAAAATATCCGGCGCCAGCAGAACCTGCTGCCGCCCGCCGCGTCGATGGCAGGCATCTACACGATGGTGGATAACGCCCGCGGCGTGTGGAAAGCCCCGGCCAACGTCAGCCTGAATGCGGTTATCTCCCCCAGCGTGAACATCAGCGCCGACGAACAAGAAGACCTGAACGTCACCACGCAGGGCAAATCGATCAACGCGCTGCGCACCTTCACCGGCGAAGGCACGCTGGTGTGGGGCGCCCGCACGCTGGACGGCAATAGCCTCGACTGGCGCTACGTCAACGTGCGCCGGACCATGATCATGCTGGAAGAATCGATCAAACAGGCCGCCAAAGCCTACGTGTTCGAACCCAACACCGCCAATACCTGGGTTTCGATGGAGAGCATGATCGAAAACTTCCTGTTCGGGATCTGGAAACGCGGCGGGCTGGCGGGCGCGTCGCCGGAAGACGCCTACAGCGTGGACGTCGGGCTCGGCAAGACCATGACGCCGCAAGACATTCTGGAAGGGATCCTACGCATTACCGTGCTGGTGGCGATCAGCCGTCCGGCCGAGTTTATCGAAATCACCTTCCAGCAGCAGATGCAGAAATCCTGA
- a CDS encoding phage tail protein, giving the protein MADDGSAQSNTVWPMPKFHFEVKWDGGAGASMLASFQEITGLDIEAQIIEYRAGNSPVFSTIKMPGIIKSGNVTLKKGIFVKDNNFYDWFSKIKMNTIARTAVTISLLDESGSPAMTWKLKNAWPTKVSGTDLKSDGNEVAIETIELAHEGLEVSV; this is encoded by the coding sequence ATGGCAGATGACGGTTCCGCACAGTCAAACACCGTATGGCCGATGCCCAAATTTCACTTTGAAGTGAAATGGGACGGCGGCGCGGGCGCCAGCATGCTGGCGTCGTTTCAGGAAATTACCGGTCTGGATATCGAAGCGCAGATCATCGAATACCGCGCCGGCAACAGCCCGGTATTTTCCACCATCAAGATGCCCGGCATTATCAAGTCCGGCAACGTGACGCTGAAAAAAGGCATTTTCGTCAAAGACAATAACTTCTACGACTGGTTCTCGAAAATAAAGATGAACACCATCGCCCGCACCGCCGTCACCATCAGTTTGCTGGATGAAAGCGGCAGCCCGGCGATGACGTGGAAGCTCAAAAATGCCTGGCCGACCAAAGTCAGCGGCACGGATTTGAAATCAGACGGCAATGAAGTGGCGATTGAAACCATCGAGCTGGCGCACGAAGGGCTGGAAGTGTCGGTGTAA
- a CDS encoding phage tail protein yields MQKKSPGGDWPLPAFYFSVEIDNSGDDQAFQEVSGIESRIETEAFTEGGNNSVYYLPTAVKQGPLTLRRGLSPADSPLVRWCKNCFEGQLNRPLVTKEVSVSLLDERGDPLRIWLFYNAYPISWKIERFHATRNDVAIEEIVLCFSRSKRKQ; encoded by the coding sequence ATGCAAAAAAAATCGCCCGGCGGCGACTGGCCGCTACCCGCGTTTTATTTCAGCGTGGAAATCGACAACAGCGGCGACGACCAGGCGTTTCAGGAAGTGTCCGGCATCGAATCGCGCATTGAAACCGAAGCGTTCACCGAAGGCGGCAATAACAGCGTCTATTATCTGCCGACCGCGGTGAAACAGGGGCCGCTGACGCTGCGCCGCGGCCTCAGTCCCGCCGACTCGCCGCTGGTGCGCTGGTGCAAAAACTGTTTCGAAGGGCAGTTGAATCGCCCGCTCGTCACCAAAGAGGTAAGCGTCAGTTTGCTGGATGAACGCGGCGACCCCTTGCGGATTTGGCTGTTTTATAACGCCTATCCCATCAGTTGGAAAATCGAGCGCTTCCACGCCACCCGTAATGACGTGGCGATTGAAGAGATCGTGCTGTGTTTCAGTCGCTCCAAACGCAAACAGTAA
- a CDS encoding LysM peptidoglycan-binding domain-containing protein gives MQKLTIRTLDKKQQFDVMLNPAGIRHEHGINYSNRAAAGHRALGSLAPRLGFASYQSESLSFEMMIDGTGVVEQPQKPDVAGHIAQLKNVVYRYVGDKHEPSVVVLTWGTLSFKGRLTRLAIRYSLFDAAGAPLRATVELRFDNYLDSNEQALRANRSSPDLTHCVVVKQGDTLPQLCHAVYQDSAYYVAVARYNNLTSVRHIVPGTRLYFPPLA, from the coding sequence ATGCAGAAGCTGACTATCCGCACCCTCGACAAAAAACAGCAATTTGACGTGATGCTCAACCCCGCCGGCATCCGCCATGAGCACGGCATCAATTACAGCAACCGCGCCGCCGCGGGCCATCGCGCGCTCGGCAGCCTGGCGCCGCGGCTCGGTTTCGCCAGCTATCAGAGCGAAAGTCTCAGCTTCGAGATGATGATTGACGGCACCGGCGTGGTGGAGCAGCCGCAAAAACCGGACGTCGCCGGTCACATCGCCCAGCTCAAAAACGTGGTGTACCGCTACGTCGGCGACAAACACGAACCCAGCGTGGTGGTGCTGACCTGGGGCACGCTGTCGTTCAAAGGGCGTCTGACCCGCCTCGCCATCCGCTATTCGCTGTTCGACGCCGCCGGCGCGCCGCTACGCGCCACCGTCGAGCTGCGTTTCGACAACTATCTGGACAGCAACGAGCAGGCGTTGCGCGCCAACCGCTCCTCGCCCGACCTCACCCACTGCGTGGTGGTAAAACAGGGCGATACCCTGCCGCAGCTGTGCCACGCTGTCTATCAGGACAGCGCCTATTACGTGGCGGTGGCCCGGTACAACAATCTGACCAGCGTGCGTCATATTGTGCCGGGCACCCGCCTCTACTTTCCCCCACTGGCCTAA
- the vgrG gene encoding type VI secretion system tip protein VgrG translates to MADSPAAHSDGVVTCTIRSNGAEIGNDIQLLSLQVCKRVNHIARAELVMMDGDMPQNRFPLSSGSLFKPGNSLTIAAGYASQEQLLFDGIIIRHGISIGGGGHSRLVIECRDNAIGMTVARRNDNYLKQKDSDILSRLISRCAGVSARVDTTHTQHDELVQFNCTDWDFLLARAEANGLVVCNDDNTVAVTAPTLNASPVLTVTYGDDLISLTADIDARHQFTSVTGVGWDIKNQQPLQEKAAAQSVSRQGNLSADELAQVLGLTEYRLQSATPLAGTALRDWARGQQVKSALSRLRGTLTCQGCARARINTLITLAGVGARFNGHLYVSGVRHHIQDGQWLTHIDFGMPPVWSAEHRDLTPPPAAGLLPGVDGLQIGIVKKLDGDPQQQHRVQVSVPVMQAENDGVWARLASYYASTGIGAQFMPEVGDEVVLGYFNNNPSDPVILGSLYSSKNPPPVTPDAKNTLKTLMTRSQLTLQFNEEDKAITLTTPGGNQAVLSDKGKTVTLQDQNGNRVTLDSSGITLDSPKNITLNAKGKIELTAGRAINISAKANVTAEGMNVSLSAKTGLTAKGNATAELSASGQTVVKGGIVMIN, encoded by the coding sequence ATGGCGGACTCCCCGGCAGCACACAGCGACGGCGTGGTGACCTGCACCATCAGGAGCAACGGCGCTGAGATCGGCAACGATATCCAGCTGTTATCTCTTCAGGTCTGTAAACGGGTGAACCATATCGCCCGCGCGGAACTGGTGATGATGGACGGCGATATGCCGCAAAACCGCTTTCCGCTCAGCAGCGGCTCGCTGTTCAAGCCGGGCAACAGCCTGACCATCGCGGCCGGCTACGCCAGTCAGGAACAGCTACTGTTCGACGGGATCATCATTCGCCACGGCATCAGTATCGGCGGCGGCGGCCATTCTCGGCTGGTGATCGAATGTCGGGACAACGCCATCGGCATGACGGTGGCCCGCCGCAACGACAACTATCTCAAGCAGAAAGACAGCGACATTTTAAGCCGCCTGATTAGCCGCTGCGCCGGGGTCAGCGCCCGCGTCGACACCACCCATACCCAGCACGACGAACTGGTGCAGTTTAACTGCACCGACTGGGACTTTCTGCTCGCCCGGGCGGAAGCCAACGGGCTGGTGGTATGCAACGACGACAACACCGTCGCCGTCACCGCGCCCACACTGAACGCCTCGCCGGTGTTGACCGTCACCTACGGCGACGACCTGATTTCGCTCACCGCCGACATCGACGCCCGCCACCAGTTTACCTCGGTGACCGGCGTCGGCTGGGACATCAAAAACCAGCAACCGCTACAGGAAAAAGCCGCCGCCCAATCCGTCAGCCGGCAGGGCAACCTGAGCGCCGACGAGCTGGCCCAGGTGCTGGGGCTGACGGAATACCGGCTGCAAAGCGCCACGCCGCTGGCCGGCACCGCGCTGCGAGACTGGGCGCGCGGCCAGCAGGTGAAATCCGCCCTCTCCCGCCTGCGCGGCACCCTGACCTGTCAGGGCTGCGCCCGCGCGCGCATCAACACGCTGATCACGCTGGCCGGGGTCGGCGCGCGCTTTAACGGTCACCTCTACGTCAGCGGCGTTCGTCATCACATTCAGGACGGCCAGTGGCTGACCCACATCGACTTCGGTATGCCGCCGGTGTGGTCGGCCGAACACCGGGACCTGACGCCGCCGCCCGCCGCCGGCCTGCTGCCCGGCGTGGACGGCTTGCAGATAGGCATCGTCAAAAAACTGGACGGCGACCCGCAACAGCAGCATCGCGTTCAGGTATCGGTGCCGGTGATGCAGGCGGAAAACGACGGCGTCTGGGCGCGGCTGGCCAGTTACTACGCCTCAACCGGCATCGGGGCGCAATTCATGCCGGAGGTGGGCGACGAAGTGGTGCTGGGCTACTTCAACAATAACCCGTCGGACCCGGTGATCCTCGGCAGTTTGTACAGCAGCAAGAACCCGCCGCCGGTCACGCCGGACGCCAAAAACACCCTCAAAACGTTGATGACCCGCAGCCAGTTGACGTTGCAGTTCAACGAAGAGGACAAGGCCATCACCCTGACCACCCCCGGCGGCAATCAGGCGGTGCTGAGCGACAAGGGCAAAACGGTGACGCTACAGGACCAAAACGGCAACCGCGTCACGCTGGATTCCTCCGGCATCACGCTGGACAGCCCGAAGAACATCACCCTCAACGCCAAAGGAAAAATCGAACTGACCGCCGGGCGCGCCATCAATATCAGCGCCAAAGCCAACGTCACCGCCGAGGGAATGAACGTCAGCCTGTCGGCCAAAACCGGCCTGACCGCCAAAGGCAACGCCACCGCCGAACTGTCGGCCTCCGGCCAGACGGTGGTGAAGGGCGGCATCGTGATGATCAACTAA
- a CDS encoding PAAR domain-containing protein, whose product MPPAARLTDLHACPMVTPGLPPIPHVGGPVIGPGEPTVLIGKLPAAVLGDNCVCVGPPDAIVKGSATVLIGGKPAARLGDATAHGGNIALGDFTVLIGG is encoded by the coding sequence ATGCCGCCTGCTGCCCGCCTGACTGACTTACACGCCTGCCCGATGGTGACGCCGGGGCTGCCGCCGATTCCCCATGTCGGCGGGCCGGTGATCGGCCCCGGCGAACCGACCGTGTTGATCGGCAAGCTGCCGGCGGCGGTGCTGGGCGACAACTGTGTCTGCGTCGGGCCGCCGGACGCCATCGTTAAAGGCTCCGCCACCGTGCTGATCGGCGGTAAACCCGCCGCCCGCCTTGGCGACGCCACCGCGCACGGCGGCAACATCGCGCTCGGCGACTTCACCGTCTTGATAGGAGGATAA
- a CDS encoding GPW/gp25 family protein, giving the protein MDNDNAFLGTGWGFPPQFDAAAQSIGMVSGGEDVRQSLALLLSTRPGERIMAPEYGCDIQGMVFEDLTLSTLTDMKARIEQAILFFEPRIRLQTITIDNDQSIDGKLLIHLDYTLIATNTRSNMVYPFYLREGTLVTTP; this is encoded by the coding sequence GTGGATAACGATAATGCGTTTCTCGGCACCGGCTGGGGGTTCCCGCCGCAGTTTGACGCCGCCGCTCAAAGCATCGGCATGGTGAGCGGCGGCGAAGACGTCCGGCAAAGTCTGGCGCTGCTGCTCTCCACCCGCCCCGGCGAGCGCATCATGGCGCCGGAATACGGTTGTGATATTCAGGGCATGGTGTTTGAAGACCTCACCCTTTCCACCCTCACCGACATGAAAGCCCGCATCGAACAGGCCATCCTGTTTTTCGAGCCGCGCATCCGGTTACAGACCATCACCATCGACAACGACCAGTCAATCGACGGCAAACTGTTGATTCATCTCGACTACACCCTGATCGCCACCAATACCCGCAGCAACATGGTGTACCCGTTCTATCTGCGGGAAGGCACGCTGGTGACGACGCCATGA
- a CDS encoding baseplate J/gp47 family protein has product MAIIWNTPLPPPAVSQQQRLPPALEDDAFLADEMSFETLLVLASDIAAQLSFDRGDAAPLSFEHSATAPQGNWQPLFAKSEVTGMAIILSFDAALEQHRFRQSQSRGMGNTLAYLIALYANLDRWYRAFIPVQTASADHIKLTIQTVLQAQLVRPFQYVVILAQALDGYRPSLLADPRLQTLDPLWGIHYDNGRFIASEQQQLLQQQLPAISVLEQQLQLCFSAAVNAVSQLQADGRRRLQQALSHADHAPEVALYLTFLQLFARAQARLNRFTERHLDFYYRQVLRQQPQPLTADAVFLKLTPDNGLTTPLSLERGMVFSAGQDARLRDILYRSEQSLRVSDAEVKRVYSLLLKRDPLMSPERELDFVTAIHSDNLWPQPSDPPRSRTLLTLFGETPALQRNHPPSAPGLAIIDPVLYLPEGRRRVSLTVNLHEAERPHLAQQLYRLRDAPYPAVLRKRLTTLLLTLAQTLTPLLPDDDAPAVIAALVDALTPRQLQALQHSRDDEAIGLLYKYFLLGVLNQTHEPTRGCRVLGHLFSRQTLSRADWLTDDEQRLIVAKSRQLLPADSQPLLAALLNGDRLVNFYRLYSELFTLRISTESGWQTIASYRIHPLGADDDGPYGFRLSFTLSPGFGAVIPCDPAIHGERWHYRAPALQLDMKPETPFFPYSVFRDFVLGPLVLATRVSGVRTFQIDTTDGPVDVGKTFYPFGAQPTGQPSLTLASDELAQKPVQDLTLTIDWANLPGGSDGFRQHYQGYPGDYANRRFRAQLSVLREGEWKAVGGPFALFASEPGSDRLRPDRHIQADLKQDFQPVRPAGDAGAFRVASASRSGLIRLSLCEPEQGFGHHQYGTLLSQTLMHNARRRKPLPLPNPPYTPAISRLTLGYRACTRIHPGHAAHEPAPDSHLLHLHPFGHEVLYPAADSGGDTRPVAFFPRYDDDGNLFIGLQASSLGGPLNLFFQLDDQAAPTAIRHRQAFQWRYLVDNDWRVLPPHQVIADTTYGFITSGIVTLDIPPEINDRHTVMPDRLYWLRASTRQGIGEYASCLHVATHVVRAVRQRPDGPEPDDEPTPPAAASGWRALSPPAGLGAISLMMPADGGAARESTRQFRQRLSEQLRHKGRALTGWDYERLVLQHFPDIDQARCFPHTRFGMPGCHPGQVLLLVRQRHPACRHQPCEPLHASAVLLHRIQTWLQTVAPPGAAITVRSPVYEKVQVRCSVAFQPGHHPGRALRRLNRDISAYLCPWREESLNSGFGAGMALRQIEAFIAHLDYVRFVTGFSLITLRQAGLSQTDGQTRRWRLTDSAAPALQDQTGDPAVNSLNLTGLTPRYPWNIILPVEQHDLRLSPDLRPRPPQAIGIGDLIIGDSFITVR; this is encoded by the coding sequence ATGGCTATCATCTGGAATACCCCGCTGCCGCCCCCGGCCGTCTCGCAGCAACAGCGCCTGCCGCCGGCGTTGGAAGACGACGCGTTCCTGGCGGATGAGATGTCGTTTGAAACGCTGCTGGTGCTGGCCAGCGACATCGCCGCGCAGTTGTCATTTGACCGCGGCGACGCCGCGCCGTTGTCATTCGAGCACAGCGCCACAGCGCCGCAGGGCAACTGGCAGCCGCTGTTCGCCAAAAGTGAAGTCACCGGCATGGCGATTATCCTGTCGTTCGATGCCGCGCTGGAACAACACCGTTTTCGGCAGTCGCAGTCGCGCGGCATGGGTAACACGCTGGCGTACCTGATTGCCCTCTACGCCAATCTGGATCGGTGGTATCGCGCCTTTATTCCCGTCCAGACCGCCAGCGCCGACCACATCAAACTGACCATCCAGACGGTACTGCAAGCGCAGTTGGTGCGGCCGTTCCAGTACGTGGTGATTCTGGCGCAGGCGCTGGACGGCTACCGCCCGTCGCTGCTGGCCGACCCGCGCCTGCAAACCCTCGACCCGCTGTGGGGGATTCATTACGACAACGGCCGCTTTATCGCCAGCGAACAGCAACAGTTGCTGCAACAGCAGTTGCCGGCCATTTCGGTGCTGGAACAGCAGTTACAGCTCTGTTTTTCCGCCGCCGTCAACGCCGTCAGCCAGCTCCAGGCAGACGGCCGCCGCCGGTTGCAACAGGCGCTGTCTCACGCCGATCACGCCCCGGAAGTCGCGCTGTACCTGACCTTCCTACAGCTATTCGCCAGAGCGCAGGCCCGGCTCAACCGCTTCACCGAACGCCACCTCGACTTTTACTACCGTCAGGTGCTCCGGCAGCAGCCGCAACCGCTCACGGCTGATGCGGTGTTCCTGAAACTGACGCCGGACAACGGGCTGACCACGCCGCTATCGCTGGAGCGCGGCATGGTCTTCAGCGCCGGGCAGGACGCCCGTTTGCGCGACATCCTCTATCGCAGCGAGCAGTCGCTGCGGGTTAGCGACGCCGAGGTCAAACGGGTGTATTCGCTGCTGCTCAAGCGCGATCCGTTGATGTCGCCGGAACGGGAGCTGGATTTCGTCACCGCCATCCACAGCGACAACCTGTGGCCGCAGCCCAGCGACCCGCCCCGCTCCCGCACGCTGCTGACGCTGTTTGGCGAAACGCCGGCCTTGCAGCGCAACCACCCACCGTCGGCGCCGGGCCTTGCCATCATCGACCCGGTGCTGTACCTGCCGGAAGGGCGGCGGCGGGTCAGCCTGACCGTCAATCTGCACGAGGCGGAACGGCCGCATCTGGCGCAGCAGCTGTACCGACTCAGGGATGCCCCTTACCCGGCGGTATTGCGAAAGCGGCTGACCACCCTGCTGCTGACGCTGGCACAGACGCTGACGCCGCTGCTGCCCGACGACGACGCGCCCGCCGTCATCGCCGCGCTGGTCGATGCGTTGACGCCCCGCCAATTGCAGGCGCTGCAGCACAGCCGCGACGATGAGGCCATCGGCCTGCTGTACAAATATTTCTTGCTTGGCGTACTGAACCAGACCCACGAACCGACGCGCGGTTGCCGTGTGCTGGGGCACCTGTTCAGCCGCCAGACCCTGAGCCGCGCCGACTGGCTGACTGACGATGAACAGCGGTTGATTGTGGCGAAAAGCCGCCAGTTGCTGCCCGCCGACAGCCAACCGCTGCTGGCGGCGCTGCTGAACGGCGACCGGCTGGTCAATTTTTACCGCCTCTACAGCGAGCTGTTTACGCTGCGCATCAGCACCGAAAGCGGCTGGCAAACCATCGCCTCTTACCGTATCCACCCTTTGGGCGCGGACGACGACGGCCCGTACGGCTTTCGGCTCAGCTTTACCCTGTCGCCCGGCTTCGGGGCGGTCATCCCCTGCGATCCGGCCATTCATGGCGAACGGTGGCATTACCGCGCGCCGGCGCTGCAACTGGACATGAAGCCGGAAACGCCGTTTTTTCCCTACTCGGTGTTCCGCGATTTCGTGCTGGGTCCGTTGGTCCTCGCCACGCGGGTATCCGGCGTGCGGACGTTCCAGATAGACACCACCGACGGGCCCGTCGACGTCGGCAAAACCTTTTATCCGTTCGGCGCGCAGCCAACCGGGCAGCCGTCGCTGACCCTCGCCAGCGACGAGCTTGCCCAAAAACCGGTGCAGGACCTCACGCTGACGATCGACTGGGCGAACCTGCCGGGCGGCAGCGACGGCTTTCGCCAGCATTATCAGGGTTATCCCGGCGACTACGCTAACCGCCGTTTCCGGGCGCAGCTATCCGTGTTGCGCGAAGGCGAGTGGAAGGCGGTCGGCGGCCCGTTTGCGCTGTTCGCCAGCGAACCGGGCAGCGATCGGCTGCGCCCCGACAGACACATTCAGGCCGACCTGAAGCAGGATTTTCAGCCTGTCCGCCCCGCTGGCGACGCTGGGGCGTTCCGCGTCGCCAGCGCCAGCCGCAGCGGGTTGATTCGCCTGTCGCTGTGCGAGCCGGAACAGGGTTTCGGCCATCATCAGTACGGCACGCTGCTCAGCCAGACGCTGATGCACAACGCCCGACGCCGCAAACCGCTGCCGCTTCCCAATCCGCCCTATACCCCGGCGATCAGCCGGCTGACGCTGGGCTACCGGGCCTGCACCCGGATCCATCCGGGTCACGCCGCTCATGAACCGGCGCCGGACAGCCATCTTCTGCATCTGCATCCGTTCGGTCATGAGGTGCTGTACCCGGCGGCCGACAGCGGCGGGGATACCCGCCCCGTCGCCTTTTTCCCGCGCTATGACGACGACGGCAACCTGTTCATCGGGCTACAGGCGTCGTCACTCGGCGGCCCGCTGAACCTGTTCTTCCAGCTCGACGATCAGGCCGCGCCCACCGCCATCCGCCACCGTCAGGCGTTCCAGTGGCGTTATCTGGTCGACAACGACTGGCGCGTGCTGCCGCCGCATCAGGTGATCGCCGACACCACCTACGGCTTTATCACCTCCGGCATCGTCACGTTGGATATCCCGCCGGAGATCAACGACCGGCACACCGTGATGCCGGACCGGCTCTACTGGCTGCGGGCCAGCACCCGGCAGGGCATCGGCGAGTACGCCAGTTGCCTGCACGTCGCCACCCACGTGGTGCGCGCCGTCCGCCAGCGGCCCGACGGACCGGAACCGGACGACGAGCCGACGCCGCCTGCTGCGGCGTCCGGCTGGCGCGCGCTCAGCCCACCGGCCGGGCTGGGGGCCATCAGCCTGATGATGCCGGCGGACGGCGGCGCAGCGCGGGAATCCACCCGGCAGTTCCGGCAACGGCTGAGCGAACAATTGCGCCACAAAGGGCGGGCGTTAACCGGCTGGGACTACGAGCGGTTGGTGCTGCAACACTTCCCCGATATCGACCAGGCGCGCTGTTTTCCGCATACCCGCTTCGGCATGCCGGGCTGCCATCCGGGGCAGGTGCTGCTGCTGGTGCGCCAGCGCCATCCCGCCTGTCGGCATCAGCCGTGCGAACCGCTGCACGCCAGCGCCGTGCTGCTGCACCGGATACAAACCTGGCTACAGACGGTCGCGCCGCCGGGCGCCGCCATAACGGTGCGCTCGCCGGTGTACGAAAAAGTTCAGGTGCGCTGTAGCGTCGCCTTCCAGCCGGGGCACCATCCGGGGCGGGCGTTGCGCCGGTTGAACCGGGATATCTCCGCCTATCTCTGCCCGTGGCGCGAAGAAAGCCTCAATTCAGGGTTCGGCGCCGGCATGGCGCTGCGGCAAATCGAAGCGTTTATCGCGCATCTGGATTACGTGCGTTTCGTGACCGGCTTTTCGCTGATCACCCTCCGTCAGGCCGGCCTCAGCCAGACCGACGGTCAGACGCGGCGCTGGCGACTGACCGACAGCGCCGCGCCGGCGCTGCAAGACCAAACCGGCGATCCCGCCGTAAACAGCCTGAATCTGACCGGGCTAACTCCGCGCTATCCCTGGAATATTATCCTGCCGGTTGAGCAACATGATCTGCGGCTCAGCCCAGACCTCAGGCCGCGCCCGCCGCAAGCCATCGGCATCGGCGACCTGATCATCGGCGACAGCTTCATCACCGTCCGTTAG